One genomic window of Thermoanaerobaculia bacterium includes the following:
- a CDS encoding phosphatidate cytidylyltransferase — MKRELTALVGIPVILAILILAPPWAFMGLAAAAASIALAEVCRIFQLRQKSYLVWLALPLAWMWMGGMVLNWPLLPLLLVQTLLPAIAVLLVSGDLEHRYQSHLMMTVLPLLIGIPASYLMRLRSEFGSSEGIKTILLLLVLVWVGDSAAYYVGKHFGKRKISPRVSPNKTVAGTLALVLTCLIVTMAWARMFEPRFFPYWAGLGGITVGLTAFFGDLSQSLWKRVFQVKDSGTFFPGHGGFWDRTDSLFWSAIPLFYLLTLS; from the coding sequence ATGAAGCGTGAGCTGACAGCTCTAGTTGGAATCCCCGTCATTCTCGCCATCCTTATCCTTGCCCCGCCCTGGGCCTTCATGGGGTTGGCAGCGGCAGCCGCCAGCATCGCCCTGGCTGAAGTCTGCAGGATCTTTCAGCTGCGCCAGAAAAGCTATCTGGTGTGGCTCGCCCTTCCCCTTGCGTGGATGTGGATGGGGGGCATGGTGCTGAACTGGCCCCTTCTTCCCCTGCTCCTCGTTCAGACATTACTTCCAGCCATTGCAGTTCTCCTGGTTTCAGGAGACCTCGAACACAGGTACCAGAGCCATTTGATGATGACGGTTCTGCCCCTTTTGATCGGGATTCCCGCATCTTACTTGATGCGATTGCGATCGGAGTTCGGATCCTCGGAGGGGATTAAGACCATACTCCTCCTGCTGGTCCTGGTCTGGGTGGGGGACAGCGCAGCCTACTATGTGGGGAAACATTTCGGGAAACGAAAGATTTCTCCCCGCGTAAGTCCCAATAAAACAGTTGCGGGAACGCTGGCCCTCGTCCTTACCTGTCTCATAGTGACCATGGCCTGGGCGAGGATGTTCGAACCCCGTTTCTTCCCATACTGGGCCGGCCTGGGTGGGATCACTGTCGGATTGACTGCTTTCTTTGGTGATCTTTCTCAGTCGCTCTGGAAGCGGGTTTTTCAAGTCAAGGACAGCGGAACCTTCTTTCCGGGACATGGGGGTTTCTGGGATCGAACGGACAGCCTCTTCTGGTCTGCCATTCCTCTCTTTTACCTTCTGACGCTCTCATGA
- the rseP gene encoding RIP metalloprotease RseP, translating into MTYITSLLAFLVAIGILITIHELGHFLMARLFKFPTPVFSIGFGKKLLYKQWRDVEFRLSAIPLGGYVKILGMGYDESSIVSGDEPQLRGKRWQRALILLAGPGMNILLALLLIAGVYMVGVEAPAYLNEPPVIEYIFPDSPAVQAGFQIGDRIEALGNKRIQTWEEFQMQSVILGGDTIPVTVERNGEPLTLPLTIEKVGNYDLGWVGVSPAIYPVIDQVTAGGPADMAGVKPGDRILALNGERVTYSRFSDMVSSLPNETISLEIQRGSNTQTLDVTLGEQDGRGLMGIMYRLDEGAFTIRRYALISALKISIKENIRDATLALKIVQRLLRGRGSLRQMSGPIDIARYSGEALRSGFNDFINLLGRISLQLGIFNLLPIPVLDGGYLLILLIEGVRRRELPLKLKERVLTTGFYLLITLMVVVLYIDFVRNVF; encoded by the coding sequence ATGACTTACATCACTAGCCTGCTTGCCTTTCTGGTTGCCATTGGAATCCTGATCACAATCCACGAGCTGGGCCATTTTCTCATGGCCCGTTTGTTTAAGTTCCCCACGCCGGTATTTTCCATCGGTTTTGGAAAAAAATTGCTTTACAAACAGTGGAGGGATGTGGAATTTCGTCTTTCTGCCATTCCCCTGGGAGGCTATGTAAAGATCCTTGGAATGGGATACGATGAATCCTCCATCGTCTCGGGGGACGAACCCCAGCTCCGGGGAAAACGATGGCAGCGGGCCCTGATTCTTCTGGCAGGCCCCGGAATGAATATTCTTCTGGCCCTCCTGCTCATCGCAGGGGTCTACATGGTGGGTGTCGAAGCCCCCGCCTATCTCAATGAACCGCCGGTCATCGAGTACATCTTTCCCGATTCGCCTGCTGTTCAGGCCGGGTTTCAGATCGGAGACCGGATCGAGGCCCTGGGAAACAAACGGATTCAAACCTGGGAAGAATTTCAGATGCAGTCGGTTATTCTGGGAGGAGACACGATTCCGGTTACGGTGGAGCGGAATGGAGAGCCTCTGACCCTGCCCCTGACGATTGAAAAGGTAGGGAACTATGATCTCGGATGGGTAGGCGTCAGTCCGGCCATCTATCCCGTGATCGATCAGGTCACGGCCGGCGGGCCCGCGGACATGGCCGGTGTGAAGCCGGGAGACCGGATTCTGGCCCTGAACGGTGAGCGGGTTACCTACAGCCGCTTTTCCGATATGGTGTCCTCCCTCCCCAATGAAACGATTTCTCTCGAAATCCAGAGAGGTTCAAATACGCAGACTCTGGATGTGACCCTGGGTGAGCAGGATGGCCGCGGACTCATGGGGATCATGTATCGGCTGGACGAAGGAGCCTTCACGATCCGGCGCTACGCCCTCATCTCCGCTCTTAAGATCTCTATCAAGGAGAACATTCGTGACGCGACCTTGGCGCTAAAGATTGTTCAGCGTCTTCTGCGTGGACGCGGTTCGCTTAGACAGATGAGTGGTCCCATCGATATCGCCCGCTACTCCGGAGAGGCCCTCCGCAGCGGATTCAACGATTTTATAAATCTGCTCGGCCGGATCTCCCTCCAGCTGGGAATCTTTAACCTTCTGCCCATCCCTGTATTGGACGGCGGCTATCTTCTGATCCTTCTGATTGAAGGTGTCCGAAGAAGGGAACTGCCGCTCAAGCTGAAGGAAAGAGTCCTGACAACCGGCTTTTACCTGCTGATTACGCTCATGGTGGTTGTTCTCTATATCGACTTCGTTCGCAACGTTTTTTGA
- the gcvT gene encoding glycine cleavage system aminomethyltransferase GcvT: MNHTPLFEEQVRLGGRMVEFAGFMMPVQFSGLVDEHMAVRTAAGVFDVSHMGEVEVKGPEAFEFVQSITTNDVSKLSVGRAHYTSMLTERGTFVDDLLVYMLAEDHFFLVINAANAPKDIQWMRDHNPMGAVIEDRCAAYAQIAVQGPNTEAILQPMVEADLPAVKYYRFTIAKVIGREAIVSRTGYTGEDGFEIYCSPEDAAPIYRELFTHGKSQGLKPCGLGARDTLRLEACMALYGNDIDDAHTPWEAGLDWIVKIDKGDFIGRPALQEQKETGITRKLVGFEMIDKGIARHGYPVVIGDEVTGEVTSGTQLPFVGKAMGMAYVPVAHTEPGTEILIDIRGRRLKARVVPMPFYKRQKS; encoded by the coding sequence GTGAACCATACGCCGTTGTTTGAAGAACAGGTACGACTCGGCGGCCGGATGGTGGAATTTGCGGGCTTTATGATGCCGGTCCAATTTTCCGGTCTAGTCGATGAGCACATGGCGGTGCGGACGGCTGCGGGGGTCTTCGATGTGTCGCATATGGGGGAAGTGGAAGTGAAGGGACCCGAAGCGTTTGAATTTGTCCAATCCATCACCACCAACGATGTGTCCAAATTATCCGTGGGACGGGCGCACTACACGTCCATGCTGACCGAACGGGGAACATTTGTCGATGATCTTCTGGTCTACATGCTGGCGGAGGACCACTTTTTTCTCGTGATCAACGCCGCCAACGCCCCGAAGGACATTCAATGGATGCGGGATCACAATCCGATGGGCGCGGTCATTGAGGACCGCTGCGCGGCGTATGCACAGATTGCCGTCCAGGGACCCAATACGGAGGCCATTCTGCAGCCCATGGTGGAGGCCGATCTTCCTGCCGTCAAATACTACCGATTTACCATAGCAAAGGTAATCGGACGGGAAGCGATTGTTTCCCGGACCGGATACACCGGTGAGGATGGGTTCGAGATTTACTGCTCCCCGGAGGATGCGGCCCCCATTTACCGGGAACTCTTCACCCACGGGAAATCTCAGGGTTTGAAACCGTGCGGCCTTGGCGCCAGGGATACGCTCCGTCTGGAAGCCTGCATGGCGCTCTACGGTAACGACATCGACGATGCCCACACGCCGTGGGAAGCCGGTTTGGACTGGATCGTCAAAATAGATAAGGGAGACTTTATCGGCCGTCCGGCCCTGCAGGAACAGAAGGAAACGGGGATCACACGGAAACTTGTCGGGTTTGAGATGATCGACAAAGGTATCGCCCGGCATGGATACCCCGTTGTAATCGGAGATGAGGTCACCGGCGAGGTTACGTCGGGTACGCAATTGCCGTTTGTCGGAAAGGCCATGGGAATGGCCTATGTTCCCGTCGCACATACCGAACCCGGTACGGAAATCCTGATCGATATCCGGGGACGCAGGCTGAAGGCCCGTGTTGTCCCCATGCCGTTCTATAAACGTCAAAAATCCTGA
- the dxr gene encoding 1-deoxy-D-xylulose-5-phosphate reductoisomerase yields MKRLALLGATGSIGQSTLKVVRAHPYRFSITSIAAGRNAELAISIIQEFHPSYVAMGDPETAERVKSSCPEVTVESGPRAVENAALHNDVDLVVAAIVGEAGLRSTYAAAKAGRPIALANKESLVMAGPLFTRLGVPLLPVDSEHAALHQALRSGKSSEVRRLVLTASGGPFRTRALDTFDSITVDEALAHPTWAMGPKITIDSATMVNKALEVIEAHFLFGVEPEYINVLIQPRSLVHAMVEFSDGTLLAQLSPNDMVYPIQYALTYPERLPTPPGYLDLSTLGSLEFLPPEPGRYPALALGYAALKMGESAPAVLSAANEEAVDAFLHRRISFPAISRVLEGVLSRHEPFGLSTLDDVTRAAAWARRTAREEIEQKF; encoded by the coding sequence ATGAAACGGCTTGCGCTGCTTGGTGCCACGGGAAGTATCGGGCAAAGCACACTCAAGGTGGTCCGGGCCCACCCCTACCGTTTCTCCATCACCTCGATCGCCGCAGGAAGAAATGCCGAACTGGCAATCTCTATCATTCAGGAGTTTCATCCTTCCTATGTCGCCATGGGGGATCCGGAAACTGCGGAACGGGTGAAATCGTCCTGTCCGGAAGTAACGGTCGAATCCGGCCCCCGTGCCGTGGAAAACGCGGCCCTTCATAATGACGTTGACCTTGTCGTGGCCGCCATCGTAGGGGAGGCCGGGCTCCGATCCACCTATGCCGCGGCAAAGGCTGGACGACCCATCGCTCTGGCCAACAAGGAATCTCTCGTGATGGCAGGCCCTCTCTTTACCCGGCTGGGTGTTCCCCTCCTTCCCGTCGATTCGGAACACGCGGCCCTTCATCAGGCCCTGCGGAGTGGAAAATCCAGCGAGGTGCGGCGGCTGGTTCTGACCGCATCCGGAGGTCCATTCCGGACCCGTGCCCTGGACACCTTTGATTCCATTACCGTCGACGAAGCGCTGGCCCACCCCACGTGGGCGATGGGGCCGAAGATTACCATTGATAGCGCAACGATGGTCAACAAGGCCCTGGAAGTGATTGAAGCCCACTTTCTCTTTGGTGTCGAACCTGAATATATCAACGTACTCATTCAGCCCAGGAGCCTGGTTCACGCCATGGTTGAATTCAGCGACGGGACCCTTCTCGCCCAGCTTTCCCCCAACGATATGGTCTACCCCATCCAGTATGCTCTGACCTATCCGGAGCGCCTTCCCACGCCGCCGGGTTACCTCGATCTCTCCACGCTCGGCAGCCTGGAATTTCTCCCACCCGAACCGGGACGCTATCCGGCACTGGCATTGGGATACGCCGCTCTCAAGATGGGAGAAAGCGCCCCCGCCGTTCTTTCCGCAGCAAACGAAGAGGCTGTGGACGCCTTCCTGCATCGTCGAATCTCGTTCCCCGCGATTTCCAGGGTTCTGGAAGGCGTTCTCTCGCGCCATGAGCCCTTCGGACTCTCGACTCTGGATGATGTGACCCGGGCTGCTGCCTGGGCCCGCCGGACAGCACGAGAGGAAATAGAACAGAAATTCTAA